The genomic DNA ATGAACGTAAACGATCGTAGATGGCGTACGCCAATCCGTGGCGTCATGAACAATTGATAGCCCTCCGCCGTAAGCTTGGCATGGATGTCGGGCTCCCAAAATCCTCGGGCGCGCACATCCGTACAACTATCCAACGCCCATCGTTTATAGGACGCATTATCCGCAGGAATGTCGCGAATGACATAGGGAGCAAAGGGTCTCATGTACCTCGCATACCGGCACAGGTAAACCGCCCAATCGGTGATACTTGCCGACGCATCGTTCTCAATGGCTCCTCCGATTCCGACATAGGCGCTGCCATGGTGCGCTGCGAGGACTTCCTTCATCCAATCGTCATCGGGGACACAATGAGCTGTGGTCAGGGCTACGATAGAACCCCGGCTCGCTCTGATGCCGGCTTCCCATAACTCAGGAATCCACTGCTCAGGGGAAGTACACATGAGCGCTACGTCGGGAAACTGCGCCGCGACAATGGCGGCTGTTCCATCCGTCGAATTATCCACCACAATGATTTCTGCGCGGCACCCGTTGCGTTGCTTCTGCAACGCACCAAGACATGCAGCCACACTGGTCCTGGCATTATGAGACCCTATCACGACCGAAAGTTCAGGAAGATCCTGTGCGCTCGCACCCGGCGATGTGGCCATTATGAATGACTCACGGCTGTGTAACCGTCACGGCTCATACCCTCCACCAGGATGTCTCGAACCCGAGCGATATTCAGCATCGCCTCAGTGGTAAAGGGGGCGCACTGCCCGGTCCGTATGGCTGCATAAAATTCGGCAACCAGCCGCGTGAGGCCAGGATAGGCTCGCTCCCTGGAG from Nitrospira sp. ND1 includes the following:
- a CDS encoding glycosyltransferase, translating into MATSPGASAQDLPELSVVIGSHNARTSVAACLGALQKQRNGCRAEIIVVDNSTDGTAAIVAAQFPDVALMCTSPEQWIPELWEAGIRASRGSIVALTTAHCVPDDDWMKEVLAAHHGSAYVGIGGAIENDASASITDWAVYLCRYARYMRPFAPYVIRDIPADNASYKRWALDSCTDVRARGFWEPDIHAKLTAEGYQLFMTPRIGVRHLRSFTFIKFMRQRFWHGRQFGSSRAMRLSTAVRLAHIVAAPLVPFLMLTRIACQVFRRRQHITHLLLATPVLLLFLASWTTGQVIGYLAPTGHQA